The Penicillium digitatum chromosome 6, complete sequence genome has a window encoding:
- a CDS encoding metalloprotease: protein MRSLQNLTAHVKLSREPMSTELDELRRLLAEEQRLRAEDRERTLKTSLPTFLDGLHNYLFLGLGVQQDKTKSTRGDPVNATNKLRPRKLKAWGSFAKEQVEIWRLLMDSSLVEDRLFTSLHTLEETGESIRRQLVGSELDLHHFLRQTVEDHVSKIIEELYNDPTLRQVFGLRGSIRFENHSNTLSPERELEEGMQNIDIRGRRRSSRLAAREQSASSNTATRDPRTPPPARSSRPRADQFCVYNIPSQSSESVHRIAAYIKEYKSPRKVKLGHIYGGLEDMDIDKVVEQEKNETLKVRFHRAIAGLLVQPYDYMIRAGTQMGVLSTGEADIYLRIGEDPGTLLYHLSVPKGDVGDYTGWDPHSSGPNRLHLTAVGQSLAFTLQALKLRPRNQAWRQQAINSLPRWKVVVADILSSIPDAETHKVIQTTTNLTPIRRVAIRAFIATSNGGIHRRPIQRIRQLHKDHQQKTTGATAR, encoded by the exons atgcgatccttacagaatctcacaGCACACGTGAAATTATCACGTGAGCC AATGTCCACAGAACTTGACGAGCTGCGGCGCCTTCTTGCAGaggagcaacgtcttcgTGCAGAGGATCGGGAGAGGACATTAAAAACCAGCCTACCCACATTTCTCGATGGTCTCCATAACTACCTCTTCCTCGGTCTTGGAGTTCAGCAGGATAAGACAAAATCCACGCGTGGAGATCCCGTAAATGCGACCAACAAACTCCGCCCCAGAAAACTTAAAGCTTGGGGATCTTTCGCGAAAGAACAAGTGGAAATTTGGCGATTGCTGATGGATTCATCACTTGTGGAAGACAGACTGTTCACTTCCCTTCATACCCTGGAAGAAACGGGAGAAAGCATTCGACGACAGCTCGTCGGCTCCGAACTTGACCTTCACCACTTTCTTCGCCAGACCGTTGAGGACCATGTTTCGAAAATCATCGAAGAGCTCTACAATGATCCAACACTACGACAAGTATTTGGGTTAAGAGGGTCGATCCGTTTTGAAAACCACTCCAATACACTAAGCCCTGAGCGGGAACTTGAGGAGGGAATGCAGAATATCGATATTCGTGGCCGGCGACGTTCATCGCGTTTAGCTGCCCGAGAACAAAGCGCATCAAGCAATACAGCAACGCGTGACCCGAGAACCCCGCCTCCGGCACGAAGCAGTAGGCCTCGTGCTGACCAATTCTGCGTCTATAACATTCCCAGTCAATCATCCGAATCGGTCCATCGCATTGCAGCCTATATAAAGGAGTATAAGTCTCCGCGTAAGGTGAAACTAGGCCACATTTATGGAGGGCTAGAGGATATGGACATTGATAAAGTGGTTGAGCAAGAAAAAAACGAGACCCTAAAAGTTCGGTTCCATCGCGCGATTGCTGGGCTTCTCGTGCAGCCATATGACTATATGATTCGCGCTGGTACGCAAATGGGAGTCCTCAGTACTGGCGAAGCTGATATCTATCTACGAATTGGGGAAGATCCTGGGACGCTTTTGTACCACCTCTCTGTTCCAAAGGGAGATGTTGGGGATTACACTGGCTGGGACCCCCATTCGAGTGGCCCAAATCGTCTGCATTTAACTGCGGTGGGACAGTCTCTTGCTTTCACCCTCCAGGCGCTTAAGTTGCGGCCTCGGAACCAGGCTTGGAGGCAGCAAGCAATCAACTCGTTGCCAAGGTGGAAAGTGGTTGTCGCAGATATTCTGAGCAGTATCCCAGATGCTGAG ACGCACAAGGTAATTCAGACGACGACCAACCTGACCCCCATACGCCGAGTCGCGATCCGCGCATTTATCGCAACATCGAACGGAGGCATCCACCGCCGACCCATCCAACGCATACGCCAGCTACACAAGGATCATCAGCAGAAAACAACCGGCGCTACTGCACGTTAA